In Candidatus Cloacimonadota bacterium, the following proteins share a genomic window:
- a CDS encoding DUF5320 domain-containing protein: protein MPGFDGTGPFGDGRPGRGLGPCGRFDGFLASGGYGRGRGRRFGGGFGYRYRVGAYPVQTNYAYREPIYSYTKEDMLAQKAEIEKQLQWLNEQLSQEDKS, encoded by the coding sequence ATGCCAGGTTTCGATGGAACAGGACCCTTTGGAGACGGACGTCCCGGAAGAGGACTAGGTCCCTGTGGTCGTTTTGATGGCTTCCTAGCTAGCGGCGGCTATGGTCGCGGCAGAGGACGTCGTTTTGGTGGAGGTTTTGGATACCGTTATCGTGTAGGAGCATATCCTGTACAAACCAATTACGCGTATCGTGAACCTATTTATAGCTACACAAAGGAAGACATGCTAGCTCAAAAAGCCGAAATTGAGAAGCAGTTACAATGGCTGAACGAGCAATTATCCCAAGAGGATAAAAGCTAG
- a CDS encoding DUF5320 domain-containing protein gives MPNRDGTGPLGDGRLGRRMGNCFFSRSTNLNAPDTGNYYSRGFTNIVISLFVNIVRHLLNRKSITRR, from the coding sequence ATGCCAAATCGTGACGGTACCGGACCTTTGGGAGATGGGCGTTTAGGCAGGAGAATGGGTAATTGCTTCTTTTCCCGCAGTACGAACCTGAATGCGCCAGACACCGGGAACTACTACAGTCGGGGTTTTACCAATATCGTAATATCTCTATTTGTAAACATCGTTAGACATCTTTTAAACAGAAAATCAATAACCAGGAGGTAA